A genomic region of Pseudoxanthomonas suwonensis contains the following coding sequences:
- a CDS encoding DUF1611 domain-containing protein, with translation MPNAVPVLREAEALPQPYLLFLGDTTEPGYAKTAFGLRDWAGERCVGEFACAGATVSTGLPFLSPAQARLAGARAMVIGVANPGGRIPMAWLPPLLEALQAGLDLVGGMHARLAGIESLRSVAFAHGRRLIDVREPPPGIPVASGHRRTGRRLLTVGTDCALGKKYTALALVRAFRERGLDVDFRASGQTGILIAGEGIPMDAVVADFAAGAAEILSPDADPAHWDVIEGQGSLSHPAYAGVSLALLHGSQPDVIVVCHEHGRENVLGHPHYLLPSIEDTIDLALRLGARTNPAIRCAGVSLNTGSLDAAVAGRVIEETAARLGLPVADPIRGGDAFERLVEACLA, from the coding sequence ATGCCCAATGCCGTACCCGTGTTGCGCGAGGCCGAAGCGCTGCCGCAACCCTACCTGCTGTTCCTCGGCGACACGACCGAGCCGGGCTACGCGAAGACCGCGTTCGGCCTGCGCGACTGGGCGGGCGAGCGCTGCGTCGGCGAGTTCGCCTGCGCGGGCGCGACCGTGAGCACGGGACTGCCGTTCCTGTCGCCGGCGCAGGCGCGGCTTGCCGGCGCGCGGGCGATGGTGATCGGCGTCGCCAATCCCGGCGGGCGCATCCCGATGGCATGGCTGCCGCCGCTGCTGGAAGCGCTGCAGGCCGGCCTCGACCTGGTCGGCGGCATGCACGCGCGGCTGGCCGGAATCGAATCGCTGCGCAGCGTCGCGTTCGCGCACGGCCGGCGCCTGATCGACGTGCGCGAGCCGCCGCCGGGAATCCCGGTCGCCAGCGGCCACAGGCGCACGGGACGCCGCCTGCTCACCGTCGGCACCGACTGCGCGCTGGGCAAGAAGTACACCGCGCTGGCGCTGGTGCGCGCGTTCCGCGAGCGCGGTCTCGACGTCGATTTCCGCGCCAGCGGGCAGACCGGGATCCTGATCGCCGGCGAGGGCATCCCGATGGACGCGGTGGTCGCCGACTTCGCCGCGGGTGCCGCCGAGATCCTGTCGCCCGACGCCGACCCCGCGCACTGGGACGTGATCGAAGGGCAGGGTTCGCTCTCGCATCCGGCCTATGCCGGCGTGTCGCTGGCGTTGCTGCACGGCAGCCAGCCGGACGTGATCGTGGTGTGCCACGAGCACGGCCGCGAGAACGTGCTCGGCCATCCCCATTACCTGCTGCCGTCGATCGAGGACACCATCGACCTGGCGCTGCGGCTCGGCGCGCGCACCAACCCGGCGATCCGCTGCGCGGGCGTGAGCCTCAACACCGGCAGCCTGGACGCCGCCGTGGCCGGGCGGGTGATCGAGGAAACCGCCGCGCGCCTGGGCCTGCCGGTTGCCGACCCGATCCGCGGCGGCGATGCGTTCGAACGGCTGGTCGAGGCCTGCCTGGCATGA
- a CDS encoding TonB-dependent receptor: MNAFQPARLRHRSPLFIAIAGALAWVAAAPALAQDSPDAAPASAEQADSAVMLDTVVVTANKRVENIREVGASISVIGERQLENIGASSLADYAALVPGLQVQSDGSPGLTSISLRGVAALSSSATVATYIDEVPLGSSGIYQAANAFMLDLLPYDISRVEVMRGPQGTLYGAGAIGGLLKYVTRAPDLLDDELRVGVGLRSVQSGGNDWNVRVGASAPLQDDRLGLRMSFARNGLPGYTDNEVDGAKDVNDGEQIGARVALLWDGDAFDLNLGVMHQRIHSDGRAGIALDPDTLQPLFGEFTDRTWQPQPFSRTFTLTSLGLDWDLGWGDFVSATGWSQSETVSQLDSTIQFGEIANLLLGLPEPGSSFLRYGFDLDKLTQEFRLTSKSGGTFEWMVGVFYTKEDAVQSQFAWLGQIDGSPLPAPYDDMFGTLALLEMPSTYEELAVFANGSWRIGELFKLDAGLRQARNDQWFSQNTTAGILVPIGDFPGESSEDVFTWSLSPQFKLAEDVLLYARAATGYQPGGPNVALPGMPPSVGSSMLTSYEIGLKSQFADRRVLLDMAVYRIDWEDIQVGVSFNGVGGLVNGGEATSEGVELSTQFRATERLHFGVNGVYNKATVTNDFEPAVVPQTGFDVVLNSGLAGDRIPYVPEWSWSATAEYGFSAGAGLAGQVGGALRWVGDRVNGTTQRQRVTAPGDPSTVLMEELTPPVPLDSYSALDLYAGIGKGAWEIRAYVNNVTGEGGWSSVTRISNELTGVPVQTVAVPILPRTFGIELDFRF; this comes from the coding sequence ATGAACGCGTTCCAGCCCGCCCGCCTGCGCCACCGCTCGCCTCTCTTCATCGCCATCGCCGGCGCCCTGGCCTGGGTCGCCGCCGCGCCCGCGCTGGCCCAGGACAGCCCCGACGCCGCGCCGGCGTCCGCCGAGCAGGCCGACAGCGCGGTCATGCTCGACACCGTGGTGGTCACCGCCAACAAGCGCGTGGAGAACATCCGCGAGGTCGGCGCTTCGATCAGCGTGATCGGCGAACGCCAGCTGGAGAACATCGGCGCCAGCTCGCTTGCCGACTATGCGGCGCTGGTCCCGGGCCTGCAGGTGCAGAGCGACGGCAGCCCGGGGTTGACCTCGATCTCGCTGCGCGGCGTCGCCGCGCTGTCCTCGAGCGCGACGGTTGCGACCTACATCGACGAGGTGCCGCTCGGCTCCAGCGGCATCTACCAGGCCGCCAACGCCTTCATGCTCGATCTGCTGCCCTACGACATCAGCCGGGTCGAGGTGATGCGCGGGCCCCAGGGCACCCTGTACGGCGCGGGCGCGATCGGCGGCCTGCTCAAGTACGTGACCCGCGCGCCGGACCTGCTGGACGACGAACTGCGCGTCGGCGTCGGTCTGCGCTCGGTGCAGAGCGGCGGCAACGACTGGAACGTGCGCGTCGGCGCCAGCGCGCCGCTGCAGGACGACCGCCTCGGCCTGCGCATGAGCTTCGCGCGCAACGGGCTGCCCGGCTATACCGACAACGAGGTCGATGGCGCCAAGGACGTCAACGACGGCGAACAGATCGGCGCGCGCGTGGCCCTGCTGTGGGATGGCGACGCGTTCGACCTGAACCTGGGGGTGATGCACCAGCGCATCCACAGCGATGGACGCGCCGGCATCGCGCTGGATCCGGACACGCTGCAGCCGCTGTTCGGGGAGTTCACCGACCGGACCTGGCAGCCGCAGCCGTTCTCCAGGACATTCACCCTGACGTCGCTGGGCCTGGACTGGGACCTGGGCTGGGGCGACTTCGTGTCCGCGACCGGCTGGTCGCAGAGCGAGACCGTTAGCCAGCTCGATTCGACCATCCAGTTCGGCGAGATCGCCAACCTGCTGTTGGGCCTGCCGGAGCCGGGCAGTTCCTTCCTGCGCTACGGCTTCGACCTGGACAAGCTGACCCAGGAATTCCGCCTGACCTCCAAGAGCGGGGGCACCTTCGAGTGGATGGTCGGCGTGTTCTACACCAAGGAGGACGCAGTGCAGAGCCAGTTCGCCTGGCTCGGCCAGATCGACGGATCGCCGCTGCCGGCGCCGTACGACGACATGTTCGGGACCCTGGCGCTGCTCGAGATGCCCAGCACGTACGAGGAACTGGCGGTCTTCGCCAACGGTTCCTGGCGCATCGGCGAACTGTTCAAGCTCGACGCGGGCCTGCGCCAGGCGCGCAACGACCAGTGGTTCAGCCAGAACACCACCGCCGGCATCCTGGTGCCGATCGGCGACTTCCCGGGCGAATCCAGCGAGGACGTGTTCACCTGGAGCCTGAGTCCGCAGTTCAAGCTGGCCGAGGACGTGCTGCTCTACGCACGGGCGGCGACCGGCTACCAGCCGGGCGGCCCCAACGTGGCCCTGCCGGGCATGCCGCCGAGCGTGGGTTCGTCGATGCTCACCAGCTACGAGATCGGCCTGAAGTCGCAGTTCGCGGACCGCCGCGTGCTGCTGGACATGGCCGTGTACCGGATCGACTGGGAGGACATCCAGGTGGGGGTGTCGTTCAACGGTGTCGGCGGCCTGGTCAACGGCGGCGAGGCGACCAGCGAGGGCGTCGAGCTGTCGACGCAGTTCCGCGCGACCGAGCGCCTGCATTTCGGGGTCAACGGCGTCTACAACAAGGCGACCGTGACCAACGACTTCGAGCCCGCGGTGGTCCCGCAGACCGGTTTCGACGTGGTCCTCAACTCTGGCCTGGCCGGGGACCGCATTCCCTATGTGCCGGAGTGGTCCTGGAGCGCGACCGCCGAGTACGGGTTCTCCGCCGGCGCCGGCCTGGCCGGCCAGGTGGGCGGCGCGCTGCGCTGGGTCGGCGATCGGGTCAACGGCACCACCCAGCGCCAGCGCGTGACCGCCCCGGGAGATCCGTCCACGGTGCTGATGGAGGAGCTGACCCCGCCGGTGCCGCTGGACAGCTACAGCGCGCTCGACCTGTACGCGGGCATCGGCAAGGGCGCCTGGGAAATACGCGCCTACGTCAACAACGTCACCGGCGAGGGCGGCTGGTCCTCGGTCACCCGGATCAGCAATGAGTTGACCGGCGTACCCGTGCAGACCGTGGCCGTGCCGATCCTGCCGCGCACCTTCGGCATCGAACTCGATTTCCGCTTCTGA
- a CDS encoding N-acyl-D-amino-acid deacylase family protein — protein sequence MSRFPFALLALALAAFGAAMAEAAPPHFDLLIRNGVVHDGSGAAPQRVDVAIRGDRIAALLPAGNDATAGQVLDAHGQAVAPGFINVLSWANESLIADGRGMSDTKQGVTLQMFGEGWSMGPYNERMKADALKQQGDIRYPIEWTTLGEYLEYLERRGVTPNVASFVGATTVRIHELGEDDVKPDAAQLARMQDLVRAAMAEGALGVGSSLIYPPAAFADTAEIVALAQAAAESGGGYVSHMRSEADRFLEALDETIAIARATGQRAEAYHLKAAGEQNWPKMAQAIARIEAARAEGLPVSADMYAYTAGATGLTAGLPPWVQAGGHDALVARLKDPAVRARVLAEMRDPGAGWENLRLLAGSDERVLLIDFRSERLKPLTGRSLADVARERGTSPEETVLDLIVEDDSRVGAAYFLMSEENVELGLRQPWVSLGSDAEASAPEGVFLKSSTHPRAYGNFARFLGHYVRDRGLMPLEEGIHRLTGLPAANWKLRDRGCLQPGCFADIVVFDPATIADHATYARPQQYATGVAHVFVNGVQVLRGGEHTGATPGRVVRGPGWRGAPADPAGAAR from the coding sequence ATGTCCCGCTTCCCGTTCGCCCTGCTCGCACTCGCACTGGCCGCCTTCGGCGCGGCGATGGCCGAAGCCGCTCCGCCGCACTTCGACCTGCTGATCCGCAATGGCGTGGTCCACGACGGCAGCGGCGCCGCGCCGCAACGCGTGGACGTGGCCATACGCGGCGACCGCATCGCCGCGCTGCTGCCGGCGGGCAACGATGCGACCGCCGGCCAGGTGCTGGATGCGCACGGCCAGGCGGTGGCGCCGGGCTTCATCAACGTGCTGAGCTGGGCCAACGAGTCGCTGATCGCCGACGGCCGCGGCATGAGCGACACCAAACAAGGGGTGACGCTGCAGATGTTCGGCGAAGGCTGGTCGATGGGGCCGTACAACGAGCGGATGAAGGCCGATGCGCTGAAGCAGCAGGGCGACATCCGCTATCCGATCGAGTGGACCACCCTGGGCGAGTACCTGGAATACCTGGAGCGGCGCGGGGTCACTCCGAACGTGGCCTCGTTCGTCGGCGCGACCACGGTGCGCATCCACGAACTGGGCGAGGACGACGTCAAGCCGGACGCCGCGCAGCTGGCGCGCATGCAGGACCTGGTGCGCGCGGCGATGGCCGAGGGCGCGCTCGGCGTCGGCAGCTCGCTGATCTACCCGCCGGCGGCGTTCGCCGATACCGCGGAGATCGTCGCGCTGGCGCAGGCGGCGGCCGAATCGGGCGGCGGCTACGTCTCGCACATGCGCAGCGAGGCCGACCGCTTCCTGGAGGCGCTGGACGAGACCATCGCGATCGCGCGCGCCACCGGCCAGCGCGCCGAGGCCTACCACCTCAAGGCCGCCGGCGAGCAGAACTGGCCGAAGATGGCGCAGGCAATCGCCAGGATCGAGGCCGCGCGCGCCGAGGGCCTGCCGGTCAGCGCCGACATGTACGCCTACACCGCCGGCGCCACCGGCCTGACCGCCGGCCTGCCGCCGTGGGTGCAGGCCGGCGGCCACGATGCGCTGGTCGCGCGGCTGAAGGATCCGGCGGTCCGCGCGCGGGTGCTGGCCGAGATGCGCGATCCCGGCGCCGGCTGGGAGAACCTGCGCCTGCTCGCCGGTTCCGACGAGCGGGTGCTGCTGATCGACTTCCGCAGCGAGCGGCTCAAGCCGCTGACCGGCCGCTCGCTGGCCGACGTGGCGCGCGAGCGCGGCACCTCGCCGGAGGAGACCGTGCTCGACCTGATCGTCGAGGACGATTCGCGGGTTGGCGCGGCCTACTTCCTGATGAGCGAGGAGAACGTCGAGCTGGGCCTGCGCCAGCCGTGGGTGAGCCTGGGTTCGGATGCGGAGGCGTCCGCGCCGGAGGGCGTGTTCCTGAAGTCGAGCACGCACCCGCGTGCCTACGGCAACTTCGCCCGCTTCCTCGGTCACTACGTGCGCGACCGCGGACTGATGCCGCTGGAGGAGGGCATCCACCGCCTGACCGGCTTGCCGGCCGCGAACTGGAAGCTCCGCGACCGCGGTTGCCTGCAGCCCGGCTGCTTCGCCGACATCGTCGTGTTCGACCCGGCCACGATCGCCGACCACGCCACCTACGCCCGGCCGCAGCAGTACGCCACCGGCGTGGCCCATGTCTTCGTCAACGGCGTGCAGGTGCTGCGCGGCGGCGAGCACACCGGCGCGACCCCGGGCCGGGTGGTGCGCGGCCCGGGTTGGCGCGGCGCGCCTGCCGACCCGGCGGGCGCGGCCCGATGA
- a CDS encoding peptide MFS transporter, which yields MSAAADKTWFGQPRGLTILFLTQMWELFSYYGMRTLLVYYMTKQLLFAQEKASFIYGTYTAMAYFTPILGGMVADRWLGKRNAVVLGGSIMAFGHFMMAFEPMFFAALATIALGNGLFLPSLPSQINDLYAAGDPRRGRAYNVYYVGLNIGGFMAPLVCGTLGELYGWHYGFGAAGIGMFLGLVIYIAGRRYLPPEPPRFVPPAGAVADAPGHHRQVWWLLLGVGIAATIFRGAYEQIGNTLPLWIDTGVDRAWGAATLPMTWFQSLNPLLVIAMTPLLLMVWRHGAAAGRETSPAMRMAIGALIVAAAYALLAVVAAVAGEARVGWGWLVAFFVVLTLGELYILPTGLGLFAKLAPPRLGATTVASWFLAIFSGSLLAGAVGMLWSRTSHSGFFLLLSALAVLAALLLWRLDRPIRMLPKPG from the coding sequence GTGAGCGCTGCGGCCGACAAGACCTGGTTCGGCCAGCCGCGCGGGCTGACCATCCTGTTCCTGACCCAGATGTGGGAGCTGTTCTCCTACTACGGGATGCGCACGCTGCTGGTCTACTACATGACCAAGCAGCTGCTGTTCGCCCAGGAGAAGGCCTCCTTCATCTACGGCACCTACACCGCGATGGCGTACTTCACGCCGATCCTCGGCGGCATGGTCGCCGACCGCTGGCTGGGCAAGCGCAACGCGGTGGTCCTGGGCGGCAGCATCATGGCCTTCGGCCACTTCATGATGGCGTTCGAGCCGATGTTCTTCGCCGCGCTGGCGACCATCGCGCTCGGCAACGGCCTGTTCCTGCCGAGCCTGCCCAGCCAGATCAACGACCTCTACGCCGCCGGCGATCCGCGCCGCGGCCGCGCCTACAACGTCTACTACGTCGGCCTGAACATCGGTGGGTTCATGGCGCCGCTGGTGTGCGGCACGCTCGGCGAGCTCTACGGCTGGCATTACGGCTTCGGCGCCGCCGGCATCGGCATGTTCCTCGGCCTGGTGATCTACATCGCCGGACGGCGCTACTTGCCGCCGGAACCGCCGCGGTTCGTGCCGCCCGCCGGCGCGGTGGCGGACGCACCCGGCCACCACCGCCAGGTCTGGTGGCTGCTGCTCGGCGTCGGCATCGCCGCGACCATCTTCCGCGGCGCCTACGAGCAGATCGGCAACACCCTGCCGCTGTGGATCGACACCGGGGTGGACCGGGCATGGGGCGCAGCCACCCTCCCGATGACCTGGTTCCAGTCGCTGAACCCGCTGCTGGTGATCGCGATGACGCCGCTGCTGCTCATGGTCTGGCGCCACGGTGCCGCGGCCGGACGCGAGACCTCGCCGGCCATGCGCATGGCGATCGGCGCGCTGATCGTGGCCGCGGCGTACGCGCTGCTGGCGGTCGTGGCCGCGGTCGCCGGCGAGGCACGGGTGGGCTGGGGCTGGCTGGTGGCGTTCTTCGTGGTCCTGACCCTCGGCGAGCTGTACATCCTGCCGACCGGCCTGGGCCTGTTCGCCAAGCTGGCGCCGCCGCGCCTGGGCGCGACCACCGTCGCGTCGTGGTTCCTGGCCATCTTCAGCGGCAGCCTGCTGGCCGGCGCGGTCGGCATGCTGTGGTCCAGGACCAGCCATTCCGGCTTCTTCCTGCTGCTGTCGGCGCTGGCGGTGCTCGCCGCGCTGCTGCTGTGGCGGCTGGACCGGCCGATCCGCATGCTGCCCAAACCCGGTTGA
- a CDS encoding dipeptide epimerase has translation METELELRNEPLRLSAPFRIAGYVFEAMPATVVTLRQGGYSGRGEAAGVYYNDDHPEGMLATLESLRPRIEAGLDRAVLRELLPPGGARNALDCALWELESKLAGEPVWRLAGLGEVRPLLTTFTVGADAPAAMAEKAAAYVGARALKLKLTGEAELDCARVREVRRRCPGTWIGVDANQGYNAATLPILLPVLVDENISLLEQPCARGRESDLDGIDRVLPIAADESILDLAELEARHHRFDVINIKLDKCGGLTEGLLMAKRARELGKKVMVGNMCGTSLAAAPAFVLGQFCDVVDLDGPVFLAADRSPSVRYEDGFIFCGDEVWGPKATS, from the coding sequence GTGGAAACCGAGCTCGAGCTGCGCAACGAACCGCTGCGCCTGTCCGCCCCGTTCCGCATCGCCGGCTACGTCTTCGAGGCGATGCCGGCGACCGTGGTCACGCTGCGCCAGGGCGGGTATTCCGGTCGCGGGGAAGCGGCCGGCGTCTACTACAACGACGATCATCCGGAAGGCATGCTGGCGACGCTGGAGTCGTTGCGTCCGCGGATCGAGGCGGGGCTGGACCGCGCCGTGCTCCGTGAGCTGCTGCCACCGGGCGGGGCGCGCAACGCGCTCGATTGCGCGCTGTGGGAACTGGAATCGAAGTTGGCCGGCGAGCCGGTCTGGCGTCTCGCGGGACTCGGCGAAGTGCGGCCGCTGCTGACGACATTCACCGTTGGCGCGGACGCGCCCGCGGCGATGGCGGAAAAGGCCGCCGCCTACGTCGGCGCGCGCGCGCTCAAGCTCAAGCTCACGGGTGAAGCGGAGCTCGATTGCGCGCGTGTGCGCGAAGTGCGCCGGCGCTGCCCCGGCACATGGATCGGGGTCGATGCGAACCAGGGCTACAACGCCGCGACCCTGCCGATACTGCTGCCGGTGCTGGTCGACGAGAACATCTCGCTGCTCGAGCAGCCGTGCGCGCGCGGCCGCGAATCCGACCTCGACGGAATCGACCGGGTGCTGCCGATCGCCGCGGACGAAAGCATCCTCGACCTCGCCGAACTGGAAGCGCGCCACCATCGCTTCGACGTGATCAACATCAAGCTCGACAAGTGCGGCGGCCTTACCGAGGGGCTGCTGATGGCCAAGCGCGCGCGTGAACTGGGCAAGAAGGTGATGGTCGGCAACATGTGCGGCACCAGCCTGGCGGCGGCACCGGCGTTCGTGCTGGGGCAGTTCTGCGACGTGGTCGACCTGGACGGTCCCGTCTTCCTCGCCGCGGACCGCAGCCCATCCGTGCGCTACGAGGACGGCTTCATCTTCTGCGGCGACGAGGTGTGGGGGCCGAAGGCCACTTCGTGA
- a CDS encoding serine hydrolase domain-containing protein, with translation MERAILGGGDGRRGFQHGLTILRLGSLSPNQDNLPAVPAAMPARVRRSHQLQPGDRSMRAIPPFLCGAVLSALLALPLAAQEAGVSPTSVPPPVTVPSIPATAPATESATPPVTESAQSPGSALSAAAPDLTRDDLEAWLDGFFPYALASGDIAGAVVVVVKDGEVLLQKGYGYADLAERLPVDPEDTLFRPGSVSKLLTWTAVMQQVEAGRIDLDADVNQYLDFSIPERDGKPLTMRQILTHTGGFEEALRGLIFSDEGALAPLGETLKRWTPDRIHVPGTTPAYSNYATALAGYIVERVSGQDFNDYIDQHILAPLGMRSSSFRQPLPDDLAKRMSKGYARLSDGKEKPYELINLYPAGSLASSGSDMAKFMLAHLNKGEHDGARILSAETADAMHRTGQATVGPLNRMMLGFYETSLNGHFSIAHGGDTQWFHSDLRLFPDDGVGIFVSMNSAGREGANLHLRTQLAANFVQRYLPGPFPQGSGIGEEAAKAQNARIAGAYDSSRRPQNNVMGILSLLGQAKVIPNEDGTISVSMWPAPSGTPKKWQPIGEWLWQDPSTGERLAAEVEDGEVKRFSMEFIASIMVFERLSAWRASAPLLLALSFAAVLLTTLAWPVSALVRRHYKVPYALAGADAKAHRAARWGSLLATLGIGGGIGLVLWMMSSLENLTGMDGVVTAVRLFVGVALIVGAALTLWSAWQVLRSRRRWFAKLWSVVLALAGLYLLWIGFAYHLIGFGANF, from the coding sequence GCCGGCCCGGGTGCGGCGGTCCCACCAGCTTCAGCCGGGAGACCGTTCGATGCGTGCGATTCCACCGTTCCTGTGCGGAGCCGTGCTCTCCGCCCTGCTGGCCCTTCCTCTGGCGGCGCAGGAGGCCGGGGTGTCGCCCACCTCGGTGCCGCCGCCGGTCACGGTGCCCAGCATACCGGCCACGGCGCCCGCCACCGAGTCCGCCACGCCACCCGTCACAGAGTCCGCCCAGTCTCCCGGGTCGGCCCTGTCGGCGGCCGCGCCGGACCTCACCCGGGACGACCTCGAGGCCTGGCTGGACGGCTTCTTCCCGTATGCGCTGGCTTCCGGCGACATCGCCGGCGCTGTGGTCGTGGTGGTCAAGGACGGCGAAGTGCTGCTGCAGAAGGGCTACGGCTACGCCGACCTGGCCGAGCGCCTGCCGGTTGACCCGGAGGACACGCTTTTCCGCCCCGGATCGGTGTCGAAACTGCTGACCTGGACCGCGGTGATGCAGCAGGTCGAAGCGGGCAGGATCGACCTGGATGCCGACGTCAACCAGTACCTGGATTTCAGCATTCCCGAGCGCGACGGCAAGCCGCTGACGATGCGCCAGATCCTGACCCACACCGGCGGCTTCGAAGAGGCGCTGCGCGGCCTGATCTTCTCCGACGAGGGCGCACTGGCGCCGCTGGGCGAAACCCTCAAGCGCTGGACGCCCGACCGCATCCACGTGCCCGGCACGACCCCGGCCTATTCCAACTACGCCACCGCGCTGGCCGGCTACATCGTCGAGCGCGTCAGCGGACAGGATTTCAACGACTACATCGACCAGCACATCCTCGCCCCGCTGGGCATGCGCAGTTCGAGCTTCCGCCAGCCCTTGCCGGACGATCTCGCCAAGCGCATGTCGAAGGGCTACGCGCGCCTTTCCGACGGCAAGGAAAAGCCCTACGAACTGATCAACCTGTATCCGGCGGGCAGCCTCGCGTCCAGCGGCTCGGACATGGCGAAGTTCATGCTCGCGCATCTGAACAAGGGTGAACACGACGGCGCCCGCATCCTGTCCGCGGAAACCGCCGATGCGATGCACCGCACCGGGCAAGCCACGGTCGGCCCGCTCAACAGGATGATGCTGGGCTTCTACGAGACCAGCCTCAACGGCCACTTCTCCATCGCCCACGGCGGCGACACGCAGTGGTTCCACAGCGACCTGCGACTGTTCCCGGACGACGGCGTGGGCATCTTCGTCTCGATGAACAGCGCCGGGCGCGAAGGCGCGAACCTGCATTTGCGCACGCAGCTGGCCGCGAACTTCGTCCAGCGCTACCTGCCTGGCCCGTTCCCGCAAGGTTCCGGCATCGGCGAGGAGGCGGCCAAGGCGCAGAACGCCCGGATCGCCGGCGCCTACGACAGCAGCCGCCGCCCGCAGAACAACGTGATGGGGATCCTGAGCCTGCTGGGCCAGGCCAAGGTCATCCCGAACGAGGACGGCACCATCAGCGTCTCGATGTGGCCGGCACCATCCGGCACGCCGAAGAAGTGGCAGCCCATCGGCGAATGGCTGTGGCAGGACCCCAGCACCGGCGAGCGGCTCGCCGCCGAGGTCGAGGATGGCGAGGTCAAGCGCTTCAGCATGGAGTTCATCGCCTCGATCATGGTGTTCGAGCGGCTTTCCGCCTGGCGCGCGAGCGCGCCGTTGCTGTTGGCCCTGAGCTTTGCCGCGGTGCTGCTGACCACGCTGGCCTGGCCGGTTTCGGCGCTGGTGCGGCGTCACTACAAGGTGCCGTACGCACTTGCCGGCGCGGATGCGAAGGCGCATCGCGCGGCGCGCTGGGGCAGCCTGCTGGCGACCCTGGGCATCGGTGGTGGCATCGGCCTGGTGCTGTGGATGATGAGCAGCCTGGAGAACCTCACCGGCATGGATGGCGTGGTCACGGCCGTGCGCCTGTTCGTCGGGGTGGCGCTGATCGTGGGTGCGGCGCTGACGCTGTGGAGCGCATGGCAGGTGCTGCGCAGCAGGCGGCGCTGGTTCGCCAAGCTCTGGAGCGTGGTGCTGGCGCTTGCCGGCCTGTACCTGCTCTGGATCGGGTTCGCCTATCACCTGATCGGCTTCGGCGCGAACTTCTGA